A window from Candidatus Omnitrophota bacterium encodes these proteins:
- a CDS encoding FIST C-terminal domain-containing protein has translation MPIRTGIGVSRLPESYQAGREAARIALSQSSSEDSTLLLVFSSARYSPEALLRGIRTITRSGILVGCTTAGEITSQGPSHKSVVVVAITNPDMAYGVGLGQNISHNARAAGYEAGREAKLMLDQRFKGSHPLRRHFLLMLSEGLKGNCAETVRGLQNVMGNSFPIVGGSAGDDLHFVQTHQFLEDKVLSDSVVCLLVAGNISVGIGARHGWKPLGKPKTVTQSSSNTIEKIDDRPAVSVYDDYFGDKARELRSQSLTRMALLYPLGLSVPDETEYLVRNAMRVQANGAVVCGAEVPQGSEVRLMMGTKTSAITAARQAAQEAKKNLGKASPKLALIFESASRHQLLGRRAEEELEIVQKVIGAGVPLAGFYTYGEQAPLKAIRHMGQTHFHNESIVVVLLGE, from the coding sequence ATGCCAATCCGCACTGGAATAGGAGTCAGCCGACTCCCTGAATCCTATCAGGCCGGGCGCGAGGCAGCCCGCATAGCGCTGTCTCAGAGCTCATCGGAAGATTCTACCTTATTACTGGTCTTTTCGTCAGCTCGTTATTCTCCGGAGGCTCTTCTCAGGGGAATCCGGACCATCACCCGAAGCGGAATCCTGGTGGGCTGCACCACAGCCGGAGAAATCACCTCCCAAGGCCCTTCCCACAAATCCGTGGTGGTCGTTGCCATCACAAATCCGGATATGGCCTACGGTGTGGGCCTGGGACAGAATATCAGCCATAATGCCCGGGCCGCAGGGTATGAGGCCGGCCGGGAGGCCAAACTCATGCTGGACCAGCGCTTTAAGGGTTCACATCCCCTGCGCCGTCACTTTCTTCTCATGCTCTCGGAAGGATTAAAGGGCAACTGTGCGGAAACAGTCCGCGGGCTCCAGAATGTCATGGGAAACAGTTTCCCGATTGTCGGGGGTTCAGCCGGAGATGACCTGCACTTTGTTCAAACCCATCAGTTCCTGGAAGACAAGGTACTCAGTGATTCCGTCGTGTGTCTTCTGGTCGCGGGAAACATCTCGGTGGGAATCGGCGCCCGGCACGGATGGAAACCCCTGGGCAAACCCAAAACTGTGACCCAGTCTTCCAGCAATACAATCGAAAAGATCGATGACCGGCCCGCGGTTTCCGTCTATGACGACTATTTTGGAGACAAGGCTCGTGAACTCCGCAGCCAGTCGCTCACCCGGATGGCTTTGCTTTATCCCCTGGGCCTTTCCGTTCCGGATGAAACCGAGTACCTGGTCCGTAACGCCATGCGGGTTCAGGCCAACGGCGCAGTGGTCTGCGGGGCAGAAGTGCCCCAGGGATCGGAGGTCCGCCTGATGATGGGGACTAAGACCTCGGCAATTACCGCAGCCCGGCAGGCTGCCCAGGAAGCAAAGAAGAATCTTGGAAAGGCCAGCCCCAAGCTGGCCCTGATCTTTGAATCAGCGTCAAGGCACCAACTCCTTGGACGCAGAGCTGAAGAAGAACTGGAGATTGTCCAAAAGGTTATCGGCGCTGGCGTGCCATTGGCCGGATTCTATACTTATGGGGAACAGGCCCCACTCAAGGCAATACGCCATATGGGCCAAACGCACTTCCACAACGAATCCATCGTTGTGGTGCTGCTGGGGGAATGA
- a CDS encoding GAF domain-containing sensor histidine kinase, which translates to MDEAKSVLDWILENTVFLMGLLAFVSVLAATLSAKARERASGELHRLQASYDELDDQAKILAQTDLELNRIQEELDKKVNGLATLHEVGTFMSRTFDVEKLFDHITEPLIAQLGFDRGVILLKPEEGPNYECKRVLGYTDEELKTLLKILQSEEFSQVIPGLKQPFLCENPKKAEAWKQALASALGCTKYLSVPVKVQEETVGAVLLGNESVMAQITAGDLETISVLASQIAGGIENSRLYSEIWKSHRDLERRVQQRTQELAQANEKLININRMKSDFVSAVSHELRTPLTSIKGYASILISGRMGNVDEKVKERLQKIDKHSNSLVRMINDMLDISRIESGKVEMALNPTNLLDIIHEAADIVRPQVRETNLELEVSTPDSLPEILADSQQMERVFMNLLSNAIKYTPSKGYVRITAKEKEDCVQVAISDTGVGISAEELPRVFQEFYKASNEIVNPTQQSTGLGLSLVKHIVDAHGGEIWVESELGKGTAFHFTIPKAKAQEETHVS; encoded by the coding sequence GTGGATGAAGCCAAATCCGTTCTGGACTGGATCCTGGAAAATACCGTCTTTCTGATGGGCCTCCTGGCCTTTGTTTCCGTACTTGCCGCCACCCTAAGCGCTAAGGCCCGTGAAAGAGCTTCGGGGGAATTGCATCGCTTGCAAGCCTCTTATGACGAACTCGACGACCAGGCCAAAATCCTGGCCCAAACCGACCTTGAACTCAACCGAATTCAAGAGGAGCTCGACAAAAAAGTAAACGGCCTCGCAACCCTCCACGAAGTGGGCACTTTTATGAGCCGGACCTTTGATGTGGAAAAACTCTTCGACCACATTACCGAACCTCTTATTGCCCAACTCGGCTTTGACCGCGGGGTGATCCTGCTCAAACCCGAGGAAGGCCCCAACTACGAGTGCAAGAGAGTCTTGGGCTATACGGATGAGGAGCTCAAAACCCTTCTCAAGATCCTGCAAAGCGAGGAATTTAGTCAAGTCATTCCCGGACTCAAGCAGCCTTTTCTCTGCGAAAATCCCAAGAAGGCAGAGGCCTGGAAGCAAGCGCTGGCGAGCGCCCTGGGCTGCACAAAATACCTTTCGGTCCCCGTCAAGGTGCAAGAAGAAACGGTGGGGGCCGTACTCCTGGGAAACGAATCTGTCATGGCCCAAATCACTGCCGGGGACCTCGAGACCATTTCAGTATTGGCCAGCCAGATCGCCGGGGGCATTGAAAACTCCAGGCTTTACTCCGAGATTTGGAAATCTCACCGGGATTTGGAGCGCCGCGTCCAGCAGAGAACCCAGGAACTCGCCCAGGCAAATGAGAAACTCATCAATATCAATCGAATGAAATCCGATTTTGTCTCCGCCGTTTCTCACGAGTTACGCACTCCCCTGACCTCGATTAAGGGCTACGCGAGTATCCTAATCTCCGGACGCATGGGCAATGTCGACGAAAAGGTTAAAGAGAGATTACAAAAAATCGATAAGCATTCCAACAGCCTGGTGAGGATGATCAACGACATGTTGGATATTTCCCGCATCGAATCCGGCAAGGTGGAAATGGCCTTGAATCCTACTAATCTGCTCGACATAATACATGAAGCCGCAGATATCGTGAGGCCGCAGGTCCGGGAGACCAACCTGGAGCTTGAGGTCTCGACTCCTGACTCCCTTCCCGAAATTCTGGCCGACAGCCAGCAGATGGAAAGGGTTTTCATGAACCTGCTTTCAAATGCCATAAAGTACACTCCTTCAAAGGGTTATGTACGGATTACGGCGAAAGAAAAGGAAGACTGCGTCCAAGTCGCGATCAGCGACACCGGAGTGGGCATTTCCGCCGAGGAATTGCCCCGGGTCTTTCAGGAGTTCTACAAAGCAAGTAATGAAATCGTAAACCCAACCCAGCAAAGTACCGGGTTAGGGCTGTCTTTGGTTAAGCACATCGTAGATGCACACGGCGGGGAAATCTGGGTGGAGAGCGAGCTCGGCAAGGGCACTGCCTTCCACTTCACAATCCCCAAAGCAAAAGCTCAGGAAGAAACCCATGTCTCATAA